The region AGCGTGTCAGCCGACCCACCGGCAACCAGGGGTAGTGTTCCTGAGCCACATCCACCAGCGAGGAGAAGGCCGACTCCAGCACCAATCCCGCCGGAGCCTGCCGATCGGCCAGCCAGGTCGCGGGCCCCCCTCCCAGGGAAAATCCGTACAGGACGATACGTTCGGGTGCGACACCCCGCGCCTGGCGCAAATAGTCCCAGGCGGTCAGCACATCGTCGTAAAGGTTTTGTTCGGTGGGTCGTCCCGGACTTTTGCCGTAGCCGCGATAGTCGAAAAACAGAACCGGGGCACCCACTTCCCGAAACAGCGCGGCATGGGCCGCCAATGAGCCTATATTGCCCGTGTTGCCGTGACAAAAGAGAATGACCGGGGACTGGGGATCCCGTCCGGCCAGCCACCAGGCGTGGATGCGCCGCTTCCCCGTCCCCATCCACACCTCTTCATACGGCAATTGCCAATCAGCCGGGGTGACATCGAGGATCCTGTCGGGATGAAAGAGCAACTTCTCCTGGAACAGATACATGCCCAGACAAATCGCGCCGTAGGCCCCCAACAGGGATGCCAGCCAGATGGCCATTCACTCCCCCATGGCAGTCAAACGTTTCGTTCCTGCAAAAATAGCGGCAGTTCTTCGAGCATCTCCCGCAACCGGGACTCCTCCACCCGTTCGATGGCCTCGTCCAGATCGACCCATTCCCGATCCCGATCCATTTCAAGCCACTCATCGAGAACCTCCTCGACGATCATGACAAAACATTCCACTTCGCAGACGCCGCCCCACTTCCGATAGCGGTAGGTACCCATGACCTCCGGAAGAATTTCACCGGCAATCCCCGCCTCTTCCAGAGCCTCCTTGGCCGCCGATTCCGCCGGGGTCATCCCCTCTTCCACAATGCCTTTTGGCACGATCCAGCGGCGACGGCTGCGCGAGGTGACAAGACAAACCTGCAACGCACCCTGAAAAAATCGACACGGGATCACCGCCGATTGGCGATAGGCGGATTGGGGCAACAGCGCGGCGATTCCGTCCCGGAAAAAGGCGCTGTCCATGTCACCTCCCCGCCCCGAGCAGGCTGGTCGAGGCCGGACGGGCATCGGAAATAACCATCTGGATGGTGTCACGTTCCCGATAGCGATTGACCCGTAGCGTACCCACCACGTCGACCGGCTGCCGGCTGGTCAGCAACCCCCGTCCCAACGGACCCGGCAGACAGCGGAAAGCCACACCGTTCACCGTATTGCCGGATTCGTCGCACAGCTGGCAGCCCACATGACGTTCCTTCATGTTGCGAGGCATGACCACCCGCACCCGGGGCAGCAGGAAAACCGGCTCCGGATTGCCCCGCCCGAAGGGTTGCAGTCGTTGCAACTGCTGCAGCAGCTCCGGTCCGACGGCGGATACCGGCAGGACGCCATCCATCACCAACGTCGATTCGAAAAGATCCGGAGGATTGGTGATGCGCAGAGTTCTTTCGAACCCCTCGCAAAAAGTGGCAATCTGCTCGCGGGTGATGGTCAGTCCGGCGGCGGCCACATGGCCACCGAACTGAATCAGGCTGGCCGATTGCTCCCCGATGGCGGCATAAAGGTCGATACCCGGAATGGAACGACCCGATCCCTTGCCAATGCCCTGGGCATCCAGACTGATGATGATGGTCGGACGGCAAAAGCGTTCCGCCAGACGGGAGGCGACGATGCCCACCACGCCGGGGTGCCAGCCTTCACCGACAGCGGTCAATCCATAGCGCTCCTCGGGGTTGCCCTGGTCGAGAATCTGCTGCAGGGCGGCCTGGAAGATATGCTCCTCCAGTTGTTTGCGCTCCTGATTGGAACGGTCCAGAATGGCGGAGATCTCCCGGGCGCGTTCGGCATCTTCGGTGTAGAGCAGCTCCGATCCCAGATCACCCCGTCCCAAACGCCCCCCGGCGTTGATCCGTGGCCCGATCTGGAAACCCACCATGCCCGAATCGAGGGAGGCCCCCTCCTGCCCAACCGGAAGCGAAAGACGCTCCATCATGGCCCGCAGTCCGGTATTGCTCCCTTCCGACAGCACCCGCAGCCCCGAAGCGACCAGCAGCCGGTTCAGCCCGGTCAGAGAGGCCACATCGGCGATGGTCCCCACCGCGACCAGATCGAGCAGACGTTTCAGGTCCGGCTCGGGACGATCGGCAAACCAGCCTGTCTCCCGCAAGGCCCGATTCAGGGCCACCGCCAGATAGAAGGCCACCCCCACCCCGGCCAGCTCCTTGCAGGGAAAACTGTCGTCCTTGCGGTTGGGATTGATCACCGCCACCGCATCCGGCAGGGTATCCCCCGGTTGATGATGGTCCGTGACGATGCAATCCAATCCCCAACCCGCAGCCAGACGAATGGGCTCATGGGCGGAGATGCCGCAATCCACGGTGATGATCAGGGAGACCCCCTGCTCCTTCAGGATGCGGAATGCCTCGGCATTGGGACCGTAACCCTCTTTCATGCGGTCGGGAATATAGACCGCCAGCTCCACCCCCAAGAGGCGGAAATAGCGTACCAGCAGAGCCGAGGAGGTGGCGCCGTCCACGTCGTAGTCCCCGAATACCGCAAGCTTCTCCCCCTTTTCCAGGGCACGAATCAGGCGGGCCACGGCGGCATCCATGTCTTTCAGTCCCGAGGGATCGACGAGATCCTGCAATCGGGGCATAAAAAACCGCCGCGCCTCCTCGACGGAATCGAGTTTGCGGAAGGCCAGCAACGGGGCGAAATAGGCCCCCAAGCCCATCTCCTCGCAAAGCGATTCATGGAGCGCGGAGCCTGCGATACGCATGCGCCAGCGGCGACGCAAGAATGAAAAACCCTCATCCCCCATCCAGTTTACTCCACAAGGTCGCCAATTCCGCGCCCGAATGGCCGGAACCGCCACCGAACCGCCCACGGTGCCAGAATCGACGGGGAGAGGCAACACCCTTTGCGCCAATGGCCGCCCAGGGAACCTCGCCGGCGATCTCGCGCCCTCCCGAAGCGACCGGGTAGCCCCCCAGCACCAGAACCCCGCGCCCAAGACGCTGACACAGGCGACCAAGGGGTTGCAGCCACTCCCGATCCAGGGTGGTCAACAAGCGCCCGCGCTCTTCCGCCAAACCGTGGTGCAGCAGGGTGGCCGGCATGTCCAGGTGAATCACCGCCGACCCCTGACGCAATGCCGCTTCCAGGGCCGCCTCCGGCCAGGGGGACCCCACCTCCGGCGCACCATGCCAGACGACCCCGCCGCCCCCGGCAGCCCCCGCCACCCAGGGAGAACGGCTCCAAACGTGCCGGATATCGCCAAAAGCCTCCCGGAGCGGGGCACAGGCGTTCAGAGCACCAACACCGTAAATCCAGGGGGTATTCAGGGACAACCGACCCGCATCCAGGCGAAGCCGGTTCTCCTCACAGCGCGCCAACAGCATCTGACCGGCCAGGAGAAGGCGATGCAACAGGGCGGCATCCGGCCCGGCTGGAAGGCAATCGGCGGCAGACTCCCCTTCCAGCCACTCGACGGGAAAACTCCGGAGCCTCAGGGCTTCGCCATGTTTGGCCAACACCATTCCCCGGGAAGCCGTGATCACGGACCAGCCCTCCCGGCTCCATTCCGATCGCACCAACTCACCGAGGCGAGCGATCTCCGCCTCGTTCTGTCCGGTCCTCTCGGGGGAGATGAAGAGCAACTTGTCCTGTTTTCGCAGCCAGTGCGCCCAGACGACCAGAGCCCAGGTCTCTTGGGGCAAGACCTCCTGCCCCAAAGCCTGTGCCGCCAGTGCCGCCAGGGGGGGATCCTGCTCCCCCCGATACCAGGCGCCCTCACCCCGTAACAGCATCAGAAGCGGTTCTCCGGGAAAACGGGGACGCTCCGGCGCACCCGAAAGGATGCCCGTCTTGCCCCGTTGGGCCACACCTTGCAGCCAGGGACAGATTTCCGAGAAATCCCCCTGTCCCGCAACGTGCCATCCTTCCAGAAAAACCAGAACGGGCATGCGTCAATACGCCCTAGGCCGGCATCTCCTCGATGCGGATCATGAATGGACCCTCCCGAAGCGATTCGAGAAGGCGGAACTGTCGCAGACACTGCTGCACCTGCCGTTCCTCGGTCTGGTGCGTCACCATGACCAGCGGCACGGCAGCCACCTTGGCGTTCGGCGTCTG is a window of Magnetococcales bacterium DNA encoding:
- the recJ gene encoding single-stranded-DNA-specific exonuclease RecJ encodes the protein MGDEGFSFLRRRWRMRIAGSALHESLCEEMGLGAYFAPLLAFRKLDSVEEARRFFMPRLQDLVDPSGLKDMDAAVARLIRALEKGEKLAVFGDYDVDGATSSALLVRYFRLLGVELAVYIPDRMKEGYGPNAEAFRILKEQGVSLIITVDCGISAHEPIRLAAGWGLDCIVTDHHQPGDTLPDAVAVINPNRKDDSFPCKELAGVGVAFYLAVALNRALRETGWFADRPEPDLKRLLDLVAVGTIADVASLTGLNRLLVASGLRVLSEGSNTGLRAMMERLSLPVGQEGASLDSGMVGFQIGPRINAGGRLGRGDLGSELLYTEDAERAREISAILDRSNQERKQLEEHIFQAALQQILDQGNPEERYGLTAVGEGWHPGVVGIVASRLAERFCRPTIIISLDAQGIGKGSGRSIPGIDLYAAIGEQSASLIQFGGHVAAAGLTITREQIATFCEGFERTLRITNPPDLFESTLVMDGVLPVSAVGPELLQQLQRLQPFGRGNPEPVFLLPRVRVVMPRNMKERHVGCQLCDESGNTVNGVAFRCLPGPLGRGLLTSRQPVDVVGTLRVNRYRERDTIQMVISDARPASTSLLGAGR
- a CDS encoding alpha/beta hydrolase, with the protein product MAIWLASLLGAYGAICLGMYLFQEKLLFHPDRILDVTPADWQLPYEEVWMGTGKRRIHAWWLAGRDPQSPVILFCHGNTGNIGSLAAHAALFREVGAPVLFFDYRGYGKSPGRPTEQNLYDDVLTAWDYLRQARGVAPERIVLYGFSLGGGPATWLADRQAPAGLVLESAFSSLVDVAQEHYPWLPVGRLTRYRFDNVSRLKEIQAPTLIVHCRDDRVVPPVHGQRLHDAAAGPKTLFWTRGDHNRCLTWDPVSGAAELRRFFARAGFRN
- a CDS encoding NUDIX hydrolase yields the protein MDSAFFRDGIAALLPQSAYRQSAVIPCRFFQGALQVCLVTSRSRRRWIVPKGIVEEGMTPAESAAKEALEEAGIAGEILPEVMGTYRYRKWGGVCEVECFVMIVEEVLDEWLEMDRDREWVDLDEAIERVEESRLREMLEELPLFLQERNV